One region of Scomber scombrus chromosome 10, fScoSco1.1, whole genome shotgun sequence genomic DNA includes:
- the irak1 gene encoding interleukin-1 receptor-associated kinase 1 isoform X4: MHQWGIRNGRVGELLDLLECLQLLRPRDIILGCVSRMKYSLPPPPLAPAPPPPPPVRPPPSYSPSQFDPPPKASEAPTICEGCWTDRGGGEGEGGGGRGGGGGGLPPLPRPAPPPTDLRSRPQIRPPPADTAAAAAACGGGGSMAMCWVYEDVLAGTDGFSPARRVGEGGFGVVYRATLKNTECAIKRLKQDCPLDLSLLKESFQTELEKLSKFRHPNIVELLGYSEGQGSVCLIYNYMENKSLEHQLHNKYGTLSWSQRVSIVLGVSRALQFLHSPPDAHKPLIHGDVKSSNILLDCYMEAKLADFGLARFVSRGPSGRTGSHTMTFGRTETVRGTVAYLPDEYTRSGELGTAVDVYSFGVVLLEVLTGRRALEIDPKLGEIYLKSLVDEVQESPNGSSPAEWRKQLDHRLMAAESDVEPVGSMEMVALACWCLNNRKKKRPSMNEVFEKLQDIHNMVRKTNSCPLPRPRPHHDLDSQSYSRQPRSLDSCVGALSQQLSRLGPLEDSSQYPKSSSGYLTPPHPLHSSSSSLPPTSCSFVGPCETDESRGFSQYYIRSEYSQFRSNGTSCTRDQYQIPSGPSVSRLSQPSVPTEDQYNFPSQISSISDRTGPAGATGAAGRPPQCVAPDRGQTAARLYGTPEFLSPAGSLQSMSPRPSEIVVNPTKQRFLEKKMLYEEGRIQTPELLSSDDLYRGESSEDFRGPEESDELDYLPSKRH, encoded by the exons ACTCTCCTTCTCAGTTCGACCCTCCTCCCAAAGCATCTGAGGCCCCGACTATCTGTGAAGGCTGCTGGACAg atagaggaggaggagaaggagaaggaggaggaggaagaggaggaggaggaggaggactacCACCACTACCCAGACCTGCTCCGCCTCCCACCGATCTGCGTTCTCGTCCCCAGATAAGA CCCCCCCCAGCggatacagcagcagcagcagcagcgtgtgGCGGTGGCGGCAGCATGGCGATGTGCTGGGTGTATGAAGACGTGCTCGCTGGGACGGACGGGTTCTCTCCCGCCCGccgggtgggggagggggggttcgGAGTCGTGTACAGAGCGACCCTGAAGAACACAGAGTGCGCCATCAAGAGACTCAAACag GACTGCCCGTTGGACCTGTCTCTGCTGAAGGAAAGCTTCCAGACTGAACTGGAGAAACTCTCTAA GTTCAGACATCCGAACATCGTAGAACTTCTGGGTTACAGTGAAGGACAAGGATCAGTGTGTCTGATCTACAACTACATGGAAAACAAGtcactggagcaccaactacacaat aagTATGGCACCCTCTCCTGGTCTCAGAGGGTCAGTATTGTTCTAGGAGTATCAAGAGCTCTGCAGTTCCTCCACTCGCCTCCCGACGCTCACAAACCTCTCATCCACGGAGACGTCAAGAG TTCGAACATCTTGCTGGACTGCTACATGGAGGCGAAGCTGGCGGATTTCGGCCTGGCTCGGTTCGTGTCTCGCGGCCCGTCGGGGCGCACGGGGTCACACACGATGACGTTCGGCAGGACGGAAACGGTGAGGGGAACGGTGGCGTACCTGCCGGATGAATATACGAGGAGCGGAGAGCTGGGGACCGCTGTGGACGTCTACAGCTTCGgagtg gtgctGTTGGAGGTCCTGACCGGGCGGCGAGCTCTGGAGATAGACCCAAAGTTAGGAGAGATTTACCTG AAGAGTCTGGTGGACGAGGTTCAGGAAAGTCCGAATGGTTCGTCTCCAGCAGAGTGGAGGAAACAGCTGGACCACCGGCTGATGGCAG CAGAGAGCGACGTAGAGCCCGTTGGCAGCATGGAGATGGTGGCTCTGGCCTGCTGGTGTCTGaacaacaggaagaagaagagaccgTCGATGAATGAG GTGTTTGAAAAACTTCAGGACATCCACAACATGGTGAGGAAGACCAACTCTTGCCCGTTACCGCGACCCCGCCCTCACCATGACCTGGACTCCCAGTCGTACTCCAGACAGCCGCGCTCCCTGGACTCCTGTGTGGGAGCTCTGTCCCAGCAGCTGTCCAGACTGGGACCTCTGGAAGATTCCTCCCAGTACCCCAAATCCTCCTCCGGCTACCTCACCCCTCCTCACCcgctccactcctcctcctcctctctgcctcccacTTCCTGCTCCTTCGTTGGCCCGTGTGAAACCGACGAGAGTCGAGGCTTCTCCCAGTACTACATACGCTCCGAGTACTCCCAGTTCAGATCTAACGGGACCAGCTGCACCAGAGACCAGTATCAAATTCCCTCTGGGCCCTCGGTGTCCCGGCTCAGCCAGCCTTCTGTTCCCACTGAGGACCAGTACAACTTCCCCTCCCAGATCAGCAGCATCAGTGACAGGACGGGACCCGCGGGTGCCACAGGGGCCGCCGGCCGTCCTCCGCAGTGCGTCGCACCGGACAGAGGACAGACGGCAGCGAGGCTCTACGGGACCCCAGAGTTCCTCTCTCCTGCCGGGTCTCTACAGTCAATGTCCCCAAGGCCCTCAG aAATCGTCGTGAATCCCACTAAGCAGCGATTCCTGGAGAAGAAAATGTTGTACGAGGAGGGAAGGATTCAGACTCCTGAGCTGCTGTCCTCCGATGATCTCT ACAGAGGCGAGAGTTCAGAggatttcagaggaccggaagaGAGCGACGAGCTGGATTACCTTCCTTCTAAACGCCACTGA